One region of Luteolibacter yonseiensis genomic DNA includes:
- the rph gene encoding ribonuclease PH, whose amino-acid sequence MTRPDGRQNDQLRPISFIPNVAPYATGSVLVSFGDTRVICSATIEDDVPRWMRAQRVEGGWLTAEYSMLPYSTLERKPRDISRGKLDGRSSEIQRLIGRALRACVDLKKIGQRTIWIDCDVLQADGGTRTASISGGCVAMAIALNKLMAEGRLKQFPVKKLVAAVSAGVYQGVPVLDLNYPEDKDASVDFNVVMTESNEFVEVQGSGEEAVFSSEEMTAMLELSRKGISEIISLQKAAILTADRAAPADLASLTAAFGKR is encoded by the coding sequence ATGACACGCCCAGACGGTCGCCAGAACGATCAACTCCGCCCTATCTCTTTCATTCCGAACGTGGCCCCTTACGCCACTGGCTCGGTGCTGGTTTCCTTTGGCGACACACGCGTCATCTGTTCCGCCACCATCGAGGACGACGTGCCGCGCTGGATGCGTGCCCAGCGGGTCGAGGGTGGCTGGCTCACCGCGGAATACTCCATGCTGCCGTATTCCACTTTGGAGCGTAAGCCACGCGACATTTCCCGGGGCAAGCTCGACGGGCGTTCGTCGGAGATCCAGCGTCTCATCGGTCGGGCGCTGCGCGCCTGTGTGGATTTGAAAAAAATCGGCCAACGGACCATCTGGATCGACTGTGACGTGCTCCAGGCCGACGGAGGCACCCGCACCGCCTCCATCAGCGGCGGTTGTGTCGCCATGGCCATCGCCCTGAACAAGTTGATGGCGGAGGGACGGTTGAAACAATTCCCCGTCAAAAAGCTTGTCGCCGCGGTGTCCGCGGGCGTTTACCAGGGAGTGCCCGTGCTGGACCTGAACTATCCGGAGGACAAGGATGCCTCGGTGGATTTCAATGTCGTCATGACGGAATCCAACGAATTCGTGGAAGTTCAGGGCAGCGGTGAGGAAGCCGTTTTCTCGTCCGAGGAAATGACCGCCATGCTGGAGCTCTCGCGGAAAGGGATTTCCGAAATCATCTCGCTTCAAAAGGCCGCGATCCTTACCGCGGATCGCGCCGCTCCAGCGGATCTGGCATCCCTGACGGCTGCGTTTGGAAAGCGCTGA
- the tadA gene encoding tRNA adenosine(34) deaminase TadA — translation MENEGPIIDLQSDAYFMGQALREARKAYAAGEVPCGAVIVRDSRIIARAWNQVETLKDATAHAEMLALSAAQVAVGDWRLERCTLYVTKEPCPMCAGAIVHCRPERVVFGCPDSKAGAAGGWINLLEANPPLNHRCDVTSGVLGEECLYLLQSFFREARERKKIERLNGGTPETGGD, via the coding sequence GTGGAAAACGAAGGCCCCATCATCGACCTGCAGAGCGACGCCTATTTCATGGGCCAGGCCCTGCGCGAGGCCCGCAAGGCCTACGCCGCGGGAGAAGTCCCTTGCGGGGCGGTCATCGTCCGGGACAGCCGCATCATCGCCCGGGCCTGGAACCAGGTGGAAACACTCAAGGACGCCACCGCCCATGCGGAAATGCTCGCGCTCTCCGCGGCCCAGGTCGCCGTGGGGGACTGGCGGCTGGAGCGATGCACGCTCTACGTCACCAAGGAGCCTTGCCCGATGTGCGCCGGGGCCATCGTCCACTGCCGCCCGGAACGCGTCGTTTTCGGTTGCCCTGATAGCAAAGCGGGAGCCGCCGGCGGATGGATCAATCTGCTGGAGGCGAATCCCCCGCTCAACCACCGCTGCGACGTCACCTCGGGAGTGCTCGGCGAGGAATGCCTCTACCTGCTCCAGAGCTTCTTCCGCGAAGCCCGGGAGCGGAAAAAAATCGAACGCCTCAACGGCGGAACACCGGAGACCGGGGGGGACTGA
- a CDS encoding phthiotriol/phenolphthiotriol dimycocerosates methyltransferase yields MPIIDHLFAIGPIRKAIWRLWYPFLTRRLHEEGVVFLNYAFETEPPLGIPLEPADEPHRACVQLYHHVGTQADLAGKNVLEVSCGHGGGASYLTRTLRPEKYTGLDLNPKGIEFCKKRHRVAGLDFIQGDAGNLPFPDHTFDAVINVEASHCYPDFPKFLSEVARVLRPGGHFLYADFRFSDGIPEWEKAIENIPLRQLKTRDIGPDVLRGMEKNSASSQALLDKKLPKFLHGLGRDFAGVTGSRVYNALRDGQLSYRSYCFQQA; encoded by the coding sequence ATGCCCATCATCGATCATCTCTTCGCCATCGGCCCCATCCGCAAGGCCATCTGGAGGCTGTGGTATCCCTTCCTTACCCGGAGGCTCCATGAAGAAGGGGTGGTTTTCCTGAATTACGCTTTCGAAACCGAGCCGCCGCTTGGCATCCCACTGGAGCCTGCGGACGAACCGCACCGGGCGTGTGTCCAACTCTACCACCACGTCGGCACCCAGGCGGATCTCGCGGGAAAAAACGTGCTCGAAGTCAGTTGCGGCCACGGCGGCGGGGCTTCCTATCTCACCCGCACCTTGCGTCCGGAGAAATACACCGGCCTCGATCTCAATCCGAAAGGCATCGAATTCTGTAAAAAACGCCACCGCGTCGCCGGGCTGGATTTCATTCAGGGAGACGCCGGAAACCTGCCGTTTCCAGATCATACGTTCGACGCCGTTATCAACGTCGAGGCCTCCCACTGTTATCCGGATTTTCCGAAATTCCTCAGCGAGGTGGCCCGCGTTCTCCGGCCGGGCGGCCACTTTCTCTATGCGGATTTCCGCTTCAGCGATGGCATTCCGGAATGGGAGAAAGCGATTGAAAACATCCCTCTCCGGCAGCTCAAAACCCGCGACATCGGTCCGGATGTCCTGCGGGGCATGGAGAAAAACTCCGCCAGCTCCCAGGCGTTGCTGGATAAAAAGCTGCCGAAATTCCTGCACGGCCTCGGCCGCGACTTCGCCGGCGTGACGGGTTCGCGGGTTTACAACGCGCTTCGGGACGGGCAGCTCTCCTATCGGTCGTATTGTTTCCAACAGGCGTGA
- a CDS encoding PEP-CTERM sorting domain-containing protein, which yields MKYKIAFPGRLASWLGIMSVLCLSLPASAATLILRDWASLPFPPDATHADRYPFPNEFTLSETNPITQIEMDYRNLPNIPGVGIHEIKSAAFLFAPADVASTTIFENTAERFWARIVFRTAGGDRRLTGLNDPSAPSFVAFHGSAAGGANTSTKWTVTYLNGATAVYDNGIVPEPGTMAVVAISAVLGLSCRRRHVTGATA from the coding sequence ATGAAATACAAAATCGCATTCCCGGGACGGCTGGCTTCCTGGCTGGGTATTATGAGTGTCCTATGCCTGAGCCTTCCCGCGTCAGCGGCCACTCTCATTCTGCGAGACTGGGCCAGTCTGCCTTTTCCTCCGGATGCGACTCATGCGGACCGATACCCCTTCCCCAACGAATTCACGCTGTCCGAGACCAATCCCATCACACAGATCGAGATGGACTACCGCAACCTGCCGAATATTCCCGGAGTGGGAATCCACGAGATAAAGAGCGCGGCATTTTTGTTCGCGCCTGCCGATGTCGCCAGCACGACGATCTTTGAAAACACTGCGGAGAGATTCTGGGCGCGCATCGTGTTCAGAACCGCAGGGGGAGATCGCCGGTTGACCGGTCTCAACGACCCATCGGCACCCTCTTTCGTGGCCTTCCATGGATCAGCCGCGGGAGGAGCGAATACATCAACAAAATGGACCGTCACCTACCTGAACGGAGCAACCGCTGTTTATGACAACGGGATCGTTCCCGAGCCGGGCACCATGGCAGTGGTCGCGATTTCGGCCGTTTTGGGGTTGTCGTGCCGGAGGAGGCACGTGACGGGAGCCACGGCATAA
- the rpe gene encoding ribulose-phosphate 3-epimerase, producing the protein MIAPSLLAADFSRVGEEVSRAIHAGADWMHMDVMDGHFVDNISFGPAMIQTVHESNDIFLDVHLMISRPDHYLERFISAGSDLITVHVEAEHDVAETLRRIREAGCQAGLALNPATPFSEVVPFLGEIDLLLCMTVVPGFGGQAFMPEVLEKISAATAFRQTNGLRYHVEVDGGIDATTAARCYSAGANVMVAGSSTFRAADMAAAITAIRTA; encoded by the coding sequence GTGATCGCCCCCTCATTGCTGGCGGCGGATTTTTCGCGCGTGGGGGAAGAAGTCAGCCGGGCGATCCATGCCGGGGCGGACTGGATGCACATGGACGTGATGGACGGCCATTTCGTGGACAACATTTCCTTCGGCCCGGCCATGATCCAGACGGTGCATGAGTCGAACGACATTTTTCTCGACGTGCACCTGATGATTTCCCGGCCGGACCACTACCTCGAGCGGTTCATTTCCGCAGGATCGGATCTCATCACGGTCCACGTCGAAGCGGAGCACGATGTGGCGGAAACGCTCCGGCGCATCCGGGAGGCGGGTTGCCAGGCGGGCCTTGCGCTGAACCCGGCCACGCCGTTCAGCGAGGTGGTTCCATTCCTCGGAGAAATCGACCTGCTGCTTTGCATGACGGTGGTCCCGGGCTTCGGCGGGCAGGCGTTCATGCCGGAGGTTTTGGAGAAAATCTCCGCGGCCACGGCATTTCGACAGACAAATGGGCTGCGCTACCACGTTGAAGTGGATGGAGGCATCGACGCCACCACCGCCGCCCGCTGCTATTCCGCTGGAGCGAATGTGATGGTGGCGGGCTCGTCCACCTTCCGCGCGGCCGACATGGCCGCAGCGATCACCGCCATCCGCACCGCATGA